From one Drosophila subpulchrella strain 33 F10 #4 breed RU33 chromosome 3L, RU_Dsub_v1.1 Primary Assembly, whole genome shotgun sequence genomic stretch:
- the LOC119554714 gene encoding LOW QUALITY PROTEIN: uncharacterized protein LOC119554714 (The sequence of the model RefSeq protein was modified relative to this genomic sequence to represent the inferred CDS: inserted 1 base in 1 codon; substituted 1 base at 1 genomic stop codon) yields MDXLKLKPCNCLTAHPLTEWVVGDGNSLCSLRISRFPKGLSEKGCPRTPKPIEGLWSKRFRYFFLFPACILWPRHGHFPHPSAVXQWKIQFSQSLLIFSSLCGCLVRCMIRCCCCWPTRKSVES; encoded by the exons ATGGAttaactcaaactcaaacctTGTAACTGCCTGACCGCACATCCACTGACAGAGTGGGTGGTTGGGGATGGGAA CAGTCTATGCAGTCTAAGGA TTTCCCGTTTTCCAAAAGGGTTGTCCGAAAAGGGTTGCCCTCGCACCCCAAAACCTATTGAAGGCTTGTGGAGCAAACGGTTTCggtatttctttttgtttcCCGCCTGCATCCTTTGGCCAAGACACGGACACTTTCCCCATCCCTCCGCAG CACAATGGAAAATACAATTTTCGCAATCTTTGCTTATCTTTTCATCTCTCTGTGGCTGCCTCGTTCGTTGCATGAttcgttgttgctgttgttggcCAACCAGAAAATCGGTAGAAAGCTAA